A window from Streptomyces sp. NBC_00335 encodes these proteins:
- a CDS encoding sensor histidine kinase: MRAVLHSERARLTTLYGSLLLLAGGGLIALINILLRNGLYSRISGAVTTTVPAFEGTPPPAVPGQRVPVPAEKLDPGATPLPEQVAQWQATKNLTSAVEQATLHELLIVSLVALAVFAVLSIWPAWWMAGRVLRPVGVITETARRLSAANLHERIGLQAPPGELKRLADTFDGMLDRMEDMVGAQRRFAANAAHELRTPLAVQRAAAEIGLAGEPSPQKVARIRSKLIEVADSSQHLVESLLLLAVSEEGLEATEPVDLADLAEAELAGIEGTVPQDMAVVRDLGPLTVAGDRTLLGHLVRNLLVNAVRHNRAGGRLEVTTSREGVLTVSNTGPVIEPGDVPRLLEPFRRRAERQHTAGEGAGLGLSIVASIARAHGAELTARANPAPGGGLMVRVWFPAEPPVARPAEETPGA; this comes from the coding sequence ATGAGAGCAGTGCTCCACTCCGAGCGCGCCCGTCTCACCACCCTCTACGGCTCCCTGCTGCTCCTCGCGGGCGGCGGCCTCATCGCACTGATCAACATCCTGCTCCGCAACGGTCTCTACAGCCGCATCAGCGGGGCCGTCACCACCACCGTCCCGGCCTTCGAGGGCACCCCGCCGCCCGCTGTCCCGGGCCAGCGCGTGCCGGTCCCCGCCGAGAAGCTCGACCCCGGAGCCACCCCACTCCCCGAGCAGGTCGCCCAGTGGCAGGCCACCAAGAACCTGACCAGCGCCGTCGAGCAGGCCACCCTCCACGAGCTCCTGATCGTCTCCCTCGTCGCCCTCGCCGTCTTCGCCGTCCTGTCCATCTGGCCGGCCTGGTGGATGGCCGGCCGCGTCCTGCGCCCCGTCGGCGTGATCACCGAGACGGCCCGGCGCCTGTCCGCCGCCAACCTCCACGAGCGGATCGGCCTCCAGGCCCCGCCCGGCGAACTCAAACGGCTGGCGGACACCTTTGACGGGATGCTCGACCGGATGGAGGACATGGTCGGGGCGCAGCGCCGGTTCGCCGCGAACGCCGCCCACGAGCTGCGCACCCCGCTCGCCGTCCAGCGGGCGGCCGCCGAGATCGGGCTGGCGGGGGAGCCGTCGCCGCAGAAGGTGGCCCGGATCCGCTCCAAGCTCATCGAGGTCGCGGACTCCAGCCAGCACCTCGTCGAGTCGCTGCTCCTGCTCGCCGTCTCGGAGGAGGGACTGGAGGCGACGGAACCGGTGGACCTGGCGGACCTCGCGGAGGCGGAGCTCGCGGGGATCGAGGGGACGGTCCCTCAGGACATGGCGGTCGTACGGGACCTGGGGCCGCTGACCGTCGCGGGCGACCGGACCCTGCTGGGCCACCTCGTACGGAACCTGCTGGTCAATGCCGTACGTCACAACCGCGCGGGCGGCCGTCTGGAGGTGACGACCTCCCGGGAGGGGGTGCTGACGGTCTCCAACACCGGCCCGGTGATCGAGCCGGGGGACGTGCCGCGGCTGCTGGAGCCCTTCCGGCGGCGGGCGGAACGGCAGCATACGGCGGGCGAGGGCGCCGGGTTGGGGCTCTCGATCGTCGCGTCGATCGCGCGGGCGCACGGTGCGGAACTGACGGCGCGGGCCAATCCGGCGCCGGGCGGTGGGCTGATGGTCCGGGTCTGGTTCCCCGCCGAGCCGCCGGTGGCGCGACCCGCCGAGGAAACGCCGGGAGCTTGA
- a CDS encoding transmembrane-type terpene cyclase, whose translation MDLLLTLISGLAWTLVYAEAIRVGLRDRTYAMPVAALALNFAWESTYAVREFSVGVSAQGIVNVVWALADIVIVYTYLRYGRAELPGFVTRPLFAVWTALLFASAFAVQWLFLAHFGHHDASRYSAFLQNLLMSGLFIALYASRGGRHGQSLVMAVAKWLGTLAPTILFGVIEDAPFILGLGLLCTVFDLAYIALLARDPAAGGKTAAGAVPAAGEEPAAGEPVRSPSAPSR comes from the coding sequence GTGGATCTCCTTCTGACGCTGATCAGCGGGCTGGCCTGGACCCTCGTGTACGCCGAGGCGATCCGGGTGGGGCTGCGCGACCGGACGTACGCGATGCCGGTCGCGGCGCTCGCGCTGAACTTCGCATGGGAGTCGACCTACGCCGTACGGGAGTTCAGCGTCGGGGTCTCGGCGCAGGGCATCGTCAACGTGGTGTGGGCCCTCGCCGACATCGTCATCGTGTACACGTATCTGCGTTACGGGCGGGCCGAGTTGCCCGGCTTCGTCACCCGGCCGCTGTTCGCCGTCTGGACCGCACTCCTCTTCGCGAGCGCCTTCGCCGTGCAGTGGCTCTTCCTCGCCCACTTCGGCCACCACGACGCGAGCCGCTACTCCGCGTTCCTGCAGAACCTGCTGATGTCCGGGCTGTTCATCGCCCTCTACGCGAGCCGCGGCGGCCGGCACGGGCAGTCACTGGTGATGGCCGTCGCCAAATGGCTCGGCACGCTCGCGCCGACCATCCTCTTCGGAGTCATCGAGGACGCCCCGTTCATCCTCGGGCTGGGGCTGCTGTGCACCGTGTTCGACCTGGCCTACATCGCCCTGCTGGCCCGCGACCCGGCTGCGGGCGGGAAGACGGCGGCGGGCGCGGTGCCTGCTGCGGGCGAGGAGCCTGCTGCGGGCGAGCCCGTCAGAAGCCCTTCGGCCCCATCACGATGA
- a CDS encoding type II toxin-antitoxin system VapC family toxin, translating into MSGTLVLDCEGLSRLVRQDPGLLEWLTAAEAEDIRVVISSVTLVEARDPRVNQARFDYAVSRVNIVPPGEAIVRHASKLLATAGLHGHKYALDAIVAATALAQPGPVTLLTSDPEDLSMLCGKRIRVVKI; encoded by the coding sequence ATGAGCGGGACCCTCGTCCTGGACTGCGAAGGCCTCTCCCGACTCGTACGGCAAGACCCCGGCCTGCTGGAGTGGCTCACGGCTGCGGAAGCTGAGGACATCCGGGTGGTCATCAGCTCGGTCACCCTCGTCGAGGCGCGCGACCCCCGGGTGAACCAGGCCCGCTTCGACTACGCGGTCTCCCGCGTGAACATCGTCCCGCCGGGCGAGGCCATCGTGCGGCACGCGAGCAAGCTGCTCGCCACCGCCGGGCTGCACGGGCACAAGTACGCCCTGGACGCCATCGTGGCGGCGACCGCCCTCGCCCAACCCGGACCCGTCACCTTGCTGACCTCGGACCCCGAGGACCTGTCCATGCTGTGCGGGAAGCGGATCCGGGTCGTCAAGATCTGA
- a CDS encoding LLM class F420-dependent oxidoreductase, which translates to MARVFPEGRLVYGMQLPIQSQSTIYAEPWEATADAADLAAVAKAADRAGFGYVATCDHVAIPRHMAGPMSTIWYDPIATLSFLAGITENVRLLSHVAILGLRHPLLSAKQYATVDHLSGGRLILGVGAGHVKEEFEVLGVDFARRGAVLDETLDALRAALGPEEYPEFEGELFSFKDLGQLPRPVQSRIPVWVGGSSPAAVRRAAVRGDGWLPQGDPLDKLPAQIARIKELRAEAGITGPVEFGAITAPLYVGEPGWDTGRRTLTGKAEALAESLRAYKAIGIDQIQVRFRNRDRAELIDQITAFGSEVGPLLND; encoded by the coding sequence ATGGCGCGCGTGTTTCCGGAAGGTCGGCTGGTCTACGGGATGCAGCTCCCGATCCAGTCGCAGAGCACCATCTACGCAGAGCCCTGGGAGGCCACGGCGGACGCGGCCGACCTCGCCGCGGTGGCCAAGGCGGCCGACCGGGCCGGCTTCGGCTACGTCGCCACCTGCGACCACGTGGCCATCCCGCGGCACATGGCCGGCCCCATGAGCACCATCTGGTACGACCCCATCGCCACCCTCTCCTTCCTGGCCGGGATCACCGAGAACGTGCGGCTGCTCAGCCACGTCGCGATCCTCGGCCTGCGCCACCCGCTGCTCAGCGCCAAGCAGTACGCCACCGTCGACCACCTCTCCGGCGGCCGGCTGATCCTCGGTGTCGGCGCGGGGCACGTGAAGGAGGAGTTCGAGGTGCTCGGCGTGGACTTCGCGCGCCGCGGGGCCGTCCTCGACGAGACCCTCGACGCGCTGCGCGCCGCCCTCGGCCCCGAGGAGTACCCGGAGTTCGAGGGCGAGCTGTTCTCCTTCAAGGACCTCGGGCAGCTGCCCCGCCCCGTCCAGTCCCGGATCCCCGTCTGGGTGGGCGGGTCCTCGCCCGCTGCCGTGCGGCGGGCCGCCGTGCGCGGCGACGGCTGGCTCCCGCAGGGCGACCCGCTCGACAAGCTCCCGGCCCAGATCGCCCGGATCAAGGAGCTCCGCGCCGAGGCCGGGATCACGGGACCCGTGGAGTTCGGCGCGATCACCGCGCCGCTGTACGTCGGCGAGCCCGGCTGGGACACCGGCCGGCGGACCCTCACCGGCAAGGCGGAGGCGCTCGCCGAGTCGCTGCGCGCGTACAAGGCGATCGGCATCGACCAGATCCAGGTCCGCTTCCGCAATCGCGACCGGGCCGAACTCATCGACCAGATCACGGCTTTCGGGTCCGAAGTGGGCCCGCTCCTCAACGACTAG
- a CDS encoding SDR family NAD(P)-dependent oxidoreductase, with the protein MGKLDGRVVIITGAARGQGEQEARLFASEGAKVLLGDVLDEQGAAVAKEIGEDRARYVRMDVSREEDWAAAIAAAKEAFGPVNGLVNNAGILRFNELTATPLEEFQQVVQVNQVGAFLGIKSVAPEIEAAGGGTIVNTSSYTGLTGMAYVGTYAATKAAILGLTRVAALELAAKNIRVNAMCPGAVDTAMATPGNTNPADLPQEARDAMAELYKRVVPMGRVGQPEEIAKLALFLTSEDSSYITGQPFVIDGGWMAGVSIG; encoded by the coding sequence ATGGGCAAGCTGGACGGACGCGTCGTCATCATCACCGGTGCCGCGCGCGGCCAGGGCGAGCAGGAGGCCCGGCTCTTCGCCTCCGAGGGCGCCAAGGTGCTCCTGGGCGACGTACTGGACGAGCAGGGCGCGGCGGTCGCGAAGGAGATCGGCGAGGACCGGGCCCGGTACGTACGGATGGACGTGAGCCGGGAGGAGGACTGGGCGGCCGCCATCGCGGCGGCGAAGGAGGCCTTCGGTCCGGTGAACGGCCTGGTCAACAACGCGGGCATCCTGCGCTTCAACGAGCTGACCGCGACCCCGCTGGAGGAGTTCCAGCAGGTGGTGCAGGTCAACCAGGTCGGCGCCTTCCTCGGCATCAAGTCGGTGGCCCCGGAGATCGAGGCGGCCGGCGGCGGCACGATCGTCAACACCTCCTCGTACACGGGGCTCACCGGCATGGCGTACGTGGGCACGTACGCGGCGACCAAGGCGGCGATCCTCGGCCTGACCCGGGTGGCGGCGCTGGAGCTGGCCGCGAAGAACATCCGGGTCAACGCGATGTGCCCGGGGGCCGTGGACACCGCGATGGCCACCCCCGGGAACACGAATCCGGCGGACCTGCCCCAGGAGGCCAGGGACGCCATGGCGGAGCTCTACAAGCGCGTCGTGCCGATGGGCCGGGTGGGCCAGCCCGAGGAGATAGCCAAGCTGGCGCTGTTCCTGACCAGCGAGGACTCCTCGTACATCACCGGGCAGCCGTTCGTGATCGACGGCGGCTGGATGGCGGGCGTCAGCATCGGCTGA
- a CDS encoding LLM class flavin-dependent oxidoreductase — MEFGLFVQGYVPEARSKVDPEAEHKALIEETEYVIQADKSGFKYAWASEHHFLEEYSHLSANEVFLGYLAHATERIHLGSGIFNPLAPVNHPVKVAEKVAMLDHLSKGRFEFGTGRGAGSHEILGFLPGIENMDGTKEIWEETIAEFPKMFLQEEYEGFQGKHWSLPPRKIFPKPYGKAHPAMWYAAGSPASYAMAAKKGLGVLGFSVQKVSDMAWVLDQYKTAIQEAKAIGAFVNDNVMVTSTAICAETHDKAVEIAVNANMNRFQSLVFRYHDTFPRPEMIPEWPEILPEYNAEIIELLIAEELLICGDPSEVRAQCKRWEEAGADQLSFGLPTGVSPEDTMTTIKLIGEHVIPHIDTDPVHRTTRFREAV, encoded by the coding sequence TTGGAATTCGGGCTCTTTGTGCAGGGATACGTGCCTGAGGCACGGTCCAAGGTCGACCCCGAGGCAGAGCACAAGGCGCTGATCGAGGAGACCGAGTACGTCATCCAGGCGGACAAGTCCGGGTTCAAGTACGCCTGGGCCTCCGAGCACCACTTCCTGGAGGAGTACTCGCACCTGTCGGCGAACGAGGTGTTCCTCGGGTACCTCGCTCACGCCACCGAGCGCATCCACCTCGGCTCCGGCATCTTCAACCCGCTCGCCCCGGTCAACCACCCGGTCAAGGTGGCCGAGAAGGTCGCCATGCTCGACCACCTCTCCAAGGGGCGCTTCGAGTTCGGCACCGGCCGCGGCGCCGGCAGCCACGAGATCCTCGGCTTCCTCCCCGGCATCGAGAACATGGACGGGACCAAGGAGATCTGGGAGGAGACCATCGCCGAGTTCCCCAAGATGTTCCTCCAGGAGGAGTACGAGGGGTTCCAGGGCAAGCACTGGTCGCTCCCGCCGCGCAAGATCTTCCCCAAGCCGTACGGCAAGGCCCACCCGGCCATGTGGTACGCCGCCGGCTCCCCGGCCTCGTACGCCATGGCGGCCAAGAAGGGCCTCGGAGTCCTCGGCTTCAGCGTCCAGAAGGTCTCCGACATGGCCTGGGTGCTGGACCAGTACAAGACCGCGATCCAGGAGGCGAAGGCCATCGGCGCCTTCGTCAACGACAACGTCATGGTCACCTCGACCGCGATCTGCGCCGAGACCCACGACAAGGCCGTCGAGATCGCCGTCAACGCCAACATGAACCGCTTCCAGTCGCTGGTCTTCCGCTACCACGACACCTTCCCGCGCCCCGAGATGATCCCCGAGTGGCCCGAGATCCTCCCCGAGTACAACGCGGAGATCATCGAGCTGCTGATCGCCGAGGAGCTGCTCATCTGCGGCGACCCGTCCGAGGTCCGCGCGCAGTGCAAGCGCTGGGAGGAGGCCGGCGCCGACCAGCTCTCCTTCGGTCTGCCGACCGGTGTCTCGCCCGAGGACACGATGACCACCATCAAGCTCATCGGCGAGCACGTCATCCCGCACATCGACACCGACCCGGTGCACCGCACCACGCGCTTCCGCGAGGCCGTCTGA
- a CDS encoding N-acyl-D-amino-acid deacylase family protein codes for MLDHLIKGATVVDGTGAPARVADVGIRDGRIAVIAEPGSVTEPAASSEDATGLVLTPGFIDPHTHYDAQLFWDPYATPSMNHGVTTVAGGNCGFTLAPLNPARPEDADYTRRMMSKVEGMALKALEEGVDWTWSTFGEYLDALDGRIAVNAGFMVGHCALRRHVMGEDAVGGQPTEEQMQAMLDLFHDAMNAGAWGLSTTQSSTHSDGSGAPVASRHAKPEELLALSRAVSEHEGTQLEAIVAGCLDQFADEEIDLFVEMSAAAGRPLNWNVLTIDASVPERVPRQLIPSERARKAGGRIVALTMPILTPMNMSLGTFCALNLIPGWGEILGLPVPERIAKLRDADVRAEMLVRAASKEAGVFRRLANFGRYVIGDTYSEANEGLSGRVVNDIAAERGQDAFQCLVEICANDDLRTVLWPMPTDNDPASWALRAETWQHEDVMLGGSDAGAHLDRMCGAPYTTRFLGDCLRGRKLVPLEQAVRMLTDDPAQLFGLRERGRITEGFHADLVLFDPERIEAGPATLVHDLPGDSPRLDARAIGMVSVRVNGVETIRDDEVTGAIPGIVLRSGRDTRTVSTK; via the coding sequence ATGCTCGACCACCTGATCAAAGGCGCCACCGTCGTGGACGGGACCGGCGCCCCGGCCCGCGTGGCCGACGTAGGGATACGCGACGGCCGGATCGCCGTCATCGCCGAGCCCGGATCGGTCACGGAACCCGCGGCGAGCAGCGAGGACGCGACCGGCCTCGTCCTCACCCCCGGGTTCATCGATCCCCACACGCACTACGACGCCCAGCTCTTCTGGGACCCGTACGCGACCCCCTCCATGAACCACGGAGTGACCACCGTCGCGGGCGGCAACTGCGGATTCACCCTGGCCCCCCTCAACCCGGCCCGCCCGGAAGACGCCGACTACACCCGCCGCATGATGAGCAAGGTCGAGGGCATGGCGCTCAAGGCCCTCGAAGAGGGCGTCGACTGGACCTGGTCCACCTTCGGCGAGTACCTCGACGCGCTCGACGGCCGCATCGCCGTCAACGCCGGCTTCATGGTCGGCCACTGCGCGCTGCGCCGGCACGTCATGGGCGAGGACGCCGTCGGCGGTCAGCCCACCGAAGAGCAGATGCAGGCGATGCTCGACCTGTTCCACGACGCCATGAACGCCGGCGCCTGGGGCCTGTCGACCACCCAGTCCTCCACCCACTCCGACGGCTCCGGCGCCCCCGTCGCCTCCCGGCACGCCAAGCCCGAGGAGCTCCTCGCCCTGTCCCGCGCGGTCTCCGAGCACGAGGGCACCCAGCTCGAAGCGATCGTCGCGGGCTGCCTCGACCAGTTCGCCGACGAGGAGATCGACCTCTTCGTCGAGATGAGCGCGGCCGCCGGACGGCCCCTGAACTGGAACGTGCTCACCATCGACGCCTCCGTCCCCGAGCGCGTGCCGCGCCAGCTGATCCCCAGCGAGCGCGCCCGCAAGGCCGGCGGCCGCATCGTCGCGCTGACGATGCCGATCCTGACCCCCATGAACATGTCGCTCGGCACCTTCTGCGCCCTCAACCTCATCCCCGGCTGGGGCGAGATCCTGGGCCTGCCCGTCCCCGAGCGCATCGCGAAGCTGCGCGACGCGGACGTGCGCGCCGAGATGCTGGTCCGCGCGGCCAGCAAGGAGGCCGGGGTCTTCCGGCGGCTGGCCAACTTCGGCCGCTACGTCATCGGCGACACCTACAGCGAGGCGAACGAGGGCCTGTCCGGCCGCGTCGTCAACGACATCGCGGCCGAACGCGGCCAGGACGCCTTCCAGTGCCTGGTGGAGATCTGCGCCAACGACGACCTGCGTACGGTGCTCTGGCCCATGCCGACCGACAACGACCCGGCGAGCTGGGCGCTGCGCGCCGAGACCTGGCAGCACGAGGACGTCATGCTCGGCGGCTCCGACGCCGGCGCCCACCTGGACCGCATGTGCGGAGCCCCGTACACGACCCGCTTCCTCGGGGACTGCCTGCGCGGCCGCAAGCTGGTGCCGCTGGAGCAGGCGGTACGGATGCTCACCGACGACCCGGCCCAGCTGTTCGGCCTGCGCGAGCGCGGCCGGATCACCGAGGGCTTCCACGCGGACCTGGTGCTCTTCGACCCGGAGCGGATCGAGGCGGGACCCGCGACGCTCGTGCACGACCTGCCCGGGGACAGCCCGCGGCTGGACGCGCGGGCGATCGGCATGGTGTCCGTACGAGTCAACGGCGTGGAGACCATCCGCGACGACGAGGTGACGGGGGCGATCCCGGGGATCGTGCTCCGTTCGGGCCGGGACACGAGGACGGTGAGCACCAAGTGA
- a CDS encoding aldehyde dehydrogenase family protein produces MSSATDAPQKLYIGGEWVEPSGGHYAVVNPADESVVGLAPEASRGQVEDAARAAAAAFEGWSRTKPEERAAILDRAADIIQREYEPWAALAQAETGAPTGIARGMQVGVGVARFRRYAKGALEPVERGLPPQVTEAGPMGAASIIGALEVRQPVGVVTCITSYNNPWANPAGKVAPALAMGNTVVVKPAPQDPLSVFRMAEALHEAGVPAGVVNVVSGTSVEVGEAAVDSPDVDMVSFTGSTGVGQRIAEVCGRTMKRQLMELGGKGAAIVLADADLDAAVMGIGTTFSFYSGQICTAPTRVIVHRSVYEQLVEKLQGYLAFMKVGDPAVRGTVVGPVISAAHRDRVESYIELGKKEGARVAFGGERPVVGTEGKGFYVAPTLLVDCTNDMRVVREEIFGPVVVVVPFDGDEDEAVALANDSDFGLISYVWSADAARAFRVARRLRAGGVGVNTIGRNMEAPFGGFKRSGVGRDVGSYALHAYSEMQSIVWA; encoded by the coding sequence GTGAGCAGCGCTACGGACGCCCCGCAGAAGCTCTACATCGGCGGCGAGTGGGTAGAGCCGTCCGGCGGGCACTACGCGGTGGTCAACCCGGCCGACGAATCCGTCGTCGGCCTGGCCCCCGAGGCCTCGCGCGGCCAGGTCGAGGACGCGGCGCGCGCCGCGGCCGCGGCCTTCGAGGGCTGGTCGCGGACGAAGCCGGAGGAGCGGGCCGCGATCCTGGACCGGGCCGCGGACATCATCCAGCGCGAGTACGAGCCCTGGGCGGCGCTCGCCCAGGCCGAGACGGGCGCCCCCACCGGGATCGCGCGCGGCATGCAGGTCGGGGTGGGCGTGGCCCGCTTCCGCCGGTACGCGAAGGGCGCGCTGGAACCGGTCGAGCGCGGGCTGCCGCCGCAGGTCACCGAGGCGGGCCCGATGGGTGCGGCGAGCATCATCGGCGCCCTGGAGGTGCGCCAGCCGGTCGGGGTCGTCACCTGCATCACCTCGTACAACAACCCGTGGGCCAATCCGGCGGGCAAGGTGGCCCCGGCGCTGGCCATGGGCAACACGGTCGTGGTCAAGCCGGCCCCGCAGGATCCGCTGTCGGTGTTCCGGATGGCCGAGGCCCTGCACGAGGCCGGGGTCCCGGCGGGCGTGGTGAACGTGGTCTCCGGCACCTCGGTGGAGGTCGGCGAGGCGGCCGTGGACTCCCCGGACGTGGACATGGTGTCCTTCACCGGCTCCACGGGCGTCGGGCAGCGCATCGCCGAGGTCTGCGGCCGCACGATGAAGCGGCAGCTGATGGAGCTGGGCGGCAAGGGGGCGGCGATCGTCCTCGCGGACGCCGACCTGGACGCGGCGGTGATGGGGATCGGCACCACCTTCTCCTTCTACTCCGGGCAGATCTGCACGGCTCCGACCCGGGTGATCGTCCACCGGTCGGTGTACGAGCAGCTGGTGGAGAAGCTGCAGGGCTACCTGGCCTTCATGAAGGTCGGGGATCCGGCGGTGCGCGGCACGGTGGTGGGCCCGGTCATCTCGGCGGCGCACCGGGACCGCGTGGAGTCGTACATCGAGCTGGGCAAGAAGGAGGGTGCCCGGGTCGCCTTCGGCGGCGAGCGCCCGGTGGTGGGTACGGAGGGCAAGGGTTTCTACGTGGCCCCGACGCTGCTCGTCGACTGCACGAACGACATGCGCGTGGTCCGCGAGGAGATCTTCGGGCCGGTCGTGGTGGTGGTCCCCTTCGACGGGGATGAGGACGAGGCGGTGGCGCTGGCCAACGACAGCGACTTCGGCCTGATCAGCTACGTGTGGTCCGCGGACGCGGCGCGCGCGTTCCGGGTGGCGCGGCGGCTGCGGGCGGGCGGGGTCGGTGTGAACACCATCGGGCGGAACATGGAGGCGCCGTTCGGCGGCTTCAAGCGGTCCGGTGTGGGGCGGGACGTGGGCTCGTACGCACTGCACGCCTACAGCGAGATGCAGTCGATCGTCTGGGCTTGA
- a CDS encoding APC family permease produces MTQLDVRPQAGDTVGGATPQGGSDGDVRGKGLGKGSVGLVGSAVIGISTVAPVYCLTSTLGSTAGEVGMQMPAIFLAGFLPMLLVAFAYRELNKAMPDCGTSFTWTVKAFGPRIGWMCGWGLVIATIIVLSNLAGVATSYFWLLAGEVTGNDAIAALDDNKLVHIVTCLTLIAAATAISYRGMTATKGVQYALVGLQLAVLAIFVAMAFQKASAGTFDTGLDFSWSWMNPFAVESMAAFTAGLSLSIFMYWGWDACLATNEETTGSTKTPGRASLIAMVVLVGSYLATGIAAQMAVGSGGEGLGLANEETSGNVFAALAGPVMGPMLGVLLFIAVLASAAASLQTTFIPVARTVLAMSTYEALPPSYAKVHPKFKTPGRATIMAGVATGVFYTVMTLVSENVLTDTIFALGLMICFYYSLTAFACVWYFRGDLRKSARDLFFKGVFPVLGGVLLASVFFKTLYDAWDPSYGSGSTLPGLDVGNVFVIGVGLLALGLVVMFITERRSPAFFRGEVLTKSTPSLVVED; encoded by the coding sequence ATGACACAGCTGGACGTCCGGCCCCAGGCCGGAGACACGGTAGGCGGAGCCACCCCCCAGGGTGGCTCCGATGGTGACGTGCGCGGCAAGGGCCTCGGCAAGGGCTCCGTCGGCCTCGTGGGAAGCGCCGTCATCGGCATCTCCACCGTCGCCCCGGTCTACTGCCTGACCTCGACCCTCGGCTCCACCGCCGGTGAAGTCGGGATGCAGATGCCGGCGATCTTCCTGGCCGGGTTCCTCCCGATGCTGCTGGTCGCCTTCGCGTACCGCGAGCTCAACAAGGCCATGCCGGACTGCGGCACCTCCTTCACCTGGACCGTGAAGGCCTTCGGCCCGCGGATCGGCTGGATGTGCGGCTGGGGCCTGGTGATCGCCACGATCATCGTGCTCTCCAACCTGGCCGGCGTCGCCACCTCCTACTTCTGGCTGCTGGCCGGCGAGGTCACGGGCAACGATGCGATCGCCGCCCTGGACGACAACAAGCTCGTCCACATCGTCACCTGCCTCACCCTCATCGCCGCCGCGACCGCCATCAGCTACCGCGGCATGACGGCCACCAAGGGCGTCCAGTACGCGCTCGTCGGCCTCCAGCTCGCCGTCCTCGCCATCTTCGTGGCGATGGCCTTCCAGAAGGCCTCGGCGGGCACCTTCGACACCGGCCTGGACTTCTCCTGGTCCTGGATGAACCCCTTCGCGGTCGAGTCCATGGCGGCCTTCACCGCCGGACTCTCGCTCTCGATCTTCATGTACTGGGGCTGGGACGCCTGCCTGGCCACCAACGAGGAGACCACCGGCTCCACCAAGACCCCCGGCCGCGCCTCGCTCATCGCGATGGTCGTCCTCGTCGGCTCGTACCTGGCCACCGGCATCGCCGCCCAGATGGCCGTCGGCTCCGGCGGCGAAGGCCTCGGCCTCGCCAACGAGGAGACCTCCGGCAACGTCTTCGCCGCCCTCGCCGGCCCGGTCATGGGCCCGATGCTCGGCGTCCTGCTCTTCATCGCGGTCCTGGCCTCCGCCGCCGCCTCCCTGCAGACCACCTTCATCCCGGTGGCCCGCACGGTCCTGGCCATGTCCACGTACGAGGCGCTGCCGCCCTCCTACGCCAAGGTCCACCCGAAGTTCAAGACCCCCGGCCGCGCCACGATCATGGCGGGCGTCGCCACCGGCGTCTTCTACACGGTGATGACCCTGGTCAGCGAGAACGTCCTGACCGACACGATCTTCGCGCTCGGCCTGATGATCTGCTTCTACTACTCGCTGACGGCCTTCGCCTGCGTCTGGTACTTCCGCGGCGACCTGCGCAAGTCCGCCCGCGACCTGTTCTTCAAGGGCGTCTTCCCGGTCCTGGGCGGCGTGCTGCTGGCCTCGGTCTTCTTCAAGACCCTGTACGACGCGTGGGACCCCTCCTACGGCTCCGGCTCCACGCTCCCCGGCCTCGACGTCGGCAACGTCTTCGTCATCGGCGTCGGCCTGCTGGCCCTCGGCCTGGTCGTCATGTTCATCACCGAACGCCGCAGCCCCGCCTTCTTCCGCGGTGAGGTCCTGACGAAGTCCACCCCGTCCCTGGTGGTCGAGGACTGA
- a CDS encoding nitroreductase/quinone reductase family protein, whose translation MTATQAPTTPAATPHPAAPTDSPNPWVADHIRHFEETGGVPRPGIRDLLLTTRGRRSGVLRRTALAYVADGDSYVLTASNAGAGQHPAWYLNLSADPAVTLQVATESFPALARPATPAEAERLWPVVVAAMPSYAAYRGAAARTSGREIPLVLVTRTATRTATHTAA comes from the coding sequence ATGACCGCGACCCAGGCCCCAACAACCCCGGCCGCCACCCCGCATCCCGCGGCCCCCACCGACAGCCCGAACCCCTGGGTGGCGGACCACATCCGCCACTTCGAGGAGACCGGCGGGGTACCGCGCCCCGGGATCCGCGATCTGCTGCTGACCACGCGGGGGCGCCGCTCCGGGGTGCTGCGGCGCACGGCGCTGGCCTACGTGGCCGATGGGGACTCGTACGTCCTCACGGCATCCAACGCGGGGGCCGGGCAGCACCCGGCCTGGTACCTGAACCTGAGCGCCGACCCGGCCGTCACGCTCCAGGTCGCCACGGAGAGCTTCCCGGCGCTCGCCCGCCCCGCGACCCCGGCGGAGGCGGAGCGGCTGTGGCCGGTGGTGGTGGCCGCGATGCCTTCGTACGCGGCTTACCGGGGCGCGGCCGCCCGGACGTCCGGCCGCGAGATCCCGCTGGTCCTGGTCACCCGTACGGCCACCCGTACGGCCACCCATACCGCCGCCTGA